From one Deinococcus sp. QL22 genomic stretch:
- a CDS encoding GAF domain-containing protein, translating into MAHRWTNPSSPKEQRLDALHRYGLSYQSPERSFDLLAEGRAKLYRTSFALVTFMDATQQHVKAASGLEVRSIPLASSLCRHLLTSEGALVIGDTTQDQRATTQAVVTGLHQLRFYAGAPIRSADGFRIGSVCVLNTLPRDPETFDLSYLLHFAHLAEALLEHRLMGSTGELTFQSYQSRQTGEDKLGVTDPQEKRLIIDSQNLSATTGTVCEQTTEERRPVKDHL; encoded by the coding sequence ATGGCTCACCGTTGGACGAACCCATCCTCACCCAAAGAGCAGCGCTTAGACGCGCTCCATCGCTACGGCCTGTCCTACCAGTCTCCCGAGCGCTCCTTTGACCTGTTGGCCGAAGGGCGAGCCAAGCTTTACCGCACTTCCTTTGCCCTGGTGACCTTCATGGACGCCACCCAACAGCATGTCAAAGCGGCTTCAGGCCTCGAGGTGCGCAGCATTCCGCTGGCTTCCTCGTTGTGCCGACACCTGCTGACCTCCGAGGGAGCGCTCGTCATTGGTGACACCACCCAGGATCAACGCGCCACGACCCAGGCGGTGGTGACGGGCCTCCATCAGCTCCGCTTTTATGCAGGCGCACCGATCCGGAGTGCAGACGGTTTCCGGATCGGTTCCGTGTGCGTGTTAAATACACTCCCTCGGGATCCGGAGACGTTTGACCTCAGCTACTTGCTGCATTTCGCGCACCTGGCCGAAGCGTTGCTGGAACATCGACTGATGGGCAGCACAGGCGAATTGACCTTCCAGAGCTACCAGTCTCGTCAGACAGGAGAGGACAAGCTTGGTGTTACCGACCCTCAGGAGAAGCGTCTCATCATTGATTCGCAGAACCTATCGGCCACAACGGGGACGGTGTGTGAGCAGACCACAGAAGAAAGGCGACCCGTGAAGGATCACCTTTGA
- a CDS encoding DinB family protein, with translation MDSSLPLMYGWVRRTRERLFEYTETLPTQVYLQDQPGLSASSLRDVHAHVANMYLWWVGRYGLGVEPYGQQLAALPLSTGATHATRTEAIIVLERAETLRLTDVRAVRRKFLEVDALLEQAFESFDQLDQPFEVIRASGRRTVVTQRWVLMSNMLHEFHHKGQMLAYGRALGFPLPDDMETDVVLP, from the coding sequence ATGGATTCATCCTTGCCCTTGATGTATGGGTGGGTGAGACGTACCCGAGAACGACTCTTTGAGTACACCGAAACGTTGCCGACGCAGGTCTACCTCCAGGATCAGCCTGGCCTGTCCGCCAGCAGTCTGCGTGACGTCCACGCGCATGTAGCGAACATGTACCTGTGGTGGGTGGGCCGGTATGGCCTGGGTGTAGAACCATACGGGCAGCAACTGGCCGCACTCCCCCTCTCAACGGGAGCAACGCACGCCACCCGAACCGAAGCCATCATCGTGCTGGAACGGGCCGAAACGCTTCGGTTGACCGATGTGCGGGCCGTCCGCCGGAAGTTTTTGGAGGTGGATGCGCTGCTCGAGCAGGCCTTTGAGTCCTTTGACCAGTTGGATCAACCGTTCGAGGTGATCCGGGCCAGCGGTCGCCGAACTGTGGTGACCCAACGCTGGGTGCTAATGTCGAACATGCTGCATGAGTTCCATCACAAGGGGCAGATGCTGGCGTATGGACGTGCCTTAGGCTTTCCCTTGCCAGACGACATGGAGACGGATGTGGTGTTGCCTTGA
- a CDS encoding VOC family protein, whose translation MKIVVTSLFVDDQEKALQFYTHMLGFEKKNDVPTGAYRWLTVVSPGDATSVELLLEPSEHPAVGPFKAALVEDGIPYTSFGVEDVQAEYTRLREAGVRFTQPPVAMGPVTTAVFDDTCGNLIQIAEYH comes from the coding sequence ATGAAGATCGTCGTGACCAGTCTTTTTGTAGATGATCAGGAGAAGGCACTCCAGTTTTACACCCACATGCTGGGCTTCGAAAAGAAAAACGATGTCCCCACTGGAGCGTACCGCTGGCTCACGGTCGTGTCTCCCGGTGATGCGACCAGTGTCGAACTGCTGCTGGAACCCAGTGAGCATCCGGCCGTGGGGCCGTTCAAGGCAGCACTGGTGGAAGACGGCATCCCTTACACGTCATTTGGCGTCGAAGACGTGCAGGCAGAGTACACCCGGCTGCGGGAGGCGGGCGTGCGGTTCACGCAACCGCCGGTGGCGATGGGGCCAGTGACGACGGCGGTCTTCGACGACACCTGCGGGAACCTCATTCAGATCGCTGAGTATCACTGA
- a CDS encoding trypsin-like serine protease, with protein sequence MQGLRRPAWLLASLSGLALTACGSVAPLPQGGALQPLITFGQRDGGEHPYVGTLLFVQNGEGYFSCTGTLLTPTVMLTAGHCVEGGGQANSETWVRFDEDAASDYFSPTSVWLEQKWIRAAQVIPHPLYDDYSAFPNTYDVGLVILSQPVNLGTYGQLPPLGYFDTTPQALLKAQVFEPVGYGLLGKAPPTSNKPIPDDYARYKGLQRFIEVNSTTTGSQSVKLTNNPGVGNGGGGTCNGDSGGPTLFNNTSVVAAVNSFSVTPNCKGNDFMFRMDTALAQNFVTPYLR encoded by the coding sequence ATGCAAGGACTCAGACGACCGGCGTGGCTTCTGGCTTCCCTTTCTGGATTGGCGCTCACGGCCTGCGGCTCCGTTGCCCCGCTGCCCCAAGGCGGAGCGCTCCAGCCGCTGATCACGTTCGGTCAGCGAGATGGCGGCGAACACCCCTACGTGGGCACGCTGCTGTTCGTACAGAACGGCGAGGGCTATTTCAGCTGTACGGGCACCCTGCTCACCCCCACCGTGATGCTCACCGCCGGGCACTGTGTGGAAGGCGGCGGCCAGGCCAACTCTGAAACCTGGGTTCGCTTTGACGAGGACGCCGCGAGCGACTACTTCTCACCCACCTCCGTGTGGCTCGAACAGAAGTGGATCCGCGCGGCGCAGGTGATCCCCCATCCCCTGTACGACGATTACTCGGCGTTCCCCAACACCTACGACGTGGGACTGGTGATCCTGAGTCAACCGGTGAACCTGGGCACCTACGGTCAGCTCCCCCCCCTGGGCTACTTCGACACCACGCCTCAGGCGCTGCTCAAGGCGCAAGTGTTCGAGCCCGTGGGGTACGGCCTGCTGGGCAAAGCGCCCCCGACCAGCAACAAGCCGATCCCGGACGATTACGCCCGCTACAAGGGGCTGCAACGGTTCATTGAAGTCAACAGCACCACCACGGGCAGCCAGAGCGTCAAGCTGACCAACAATCCCGGGGTGGGGAACGGTGGGGGCGGCACCTGCAATGGGGACTCCGGTGGGCCCACGTTGTTCAACAACACCAGCGTGGTGGCGGCCGTCAATTCGTTTAGCGTGACCCCGAACTGCAAAGGCAACGACTTTATGTTCCGCATGGACACGGCGCTCGCCCAGAACTTCGTGACGCCGTATCTGAGATAA
- a CDS encoding helix-turn-helix domain-containing protein, which produces MPNPAPDESELFVERLVRLGLLRFEPMVEVILKGELDGRPSTTRTVQRRFLQATGLSHRAVMSIDRAQRALALLEAGVAIPDVIYELEFADQPHLTKSLQRLIGRTPARVAKEAWRHAPLTSRERTRSELMPK; this is translated from the coding sequence TTGCCCAATCCTGCCCCGGATGAGTCTGAACTCTTCGTCGAGCGGTTGGTTCGGCTGGGCCTGTTGCGCTTTGAGCCGATGGTTGAAGTCATCTTGAAAGGTGAATTGGACGGGCGACCATCTACGACCCGCACCGTGCAGCGGCGTTTTTTACAGGCAACTGGCTTATCTCATCGCGCTGTGATGTCGATAGACCGCGCCCAGCGGGCGCTGGCCCTTCTGGAGGCCGGAGTCGCCATTCCTGACGTGATTTACGAGCTGGAGTTTGCCGATCAGCCCCACTTAACCAAGTCGCTTCAGCGCCTGATTGGACGGACACCCGCCCGCGTTGCTAAGGAAGCGTGGAGGCATGCTCCGTTGACCAGCCGGGAGCGCACACGCTCAGAACTTATGCCCAAGTGA
- a CDS encoding helix-turn-helix transcriptional regulator: protein MADLYETLAAPARRAILDALHERDGQTLFELCVRLSTHHHLPLTRQAVSQHLSMLEAAGLLTTKRGGRYKYHHLDTTPLQAIVERWLSPREPLAQEGET from the coding sequence GTGGCTGATCTGTACGAAACGCTCGCCGCCCCAGCCAGACGCGCCATCCTCGACGCACTCCACGAGCGGGACGGCCAGACGCTCTTTGAGCTCTGCGTCCGCCTCTCTACGCATCACCACCTCCCCCTGACTCGCCAAGCGGTGTCCCAGCACCTCAGCATGCTTGAGGCGGCCGGACTCCTGACGACCAAGCGGGGGGGCCGCTACAAGTACCATCATCTGGACACCACACCGCTGCAGGCCATCGTAGAGCGGTGGCTGAGTCCACGGGAACCCCTCGCGCAGGAAGGAGAAACATGA
- a CDS encoding dihydrofolate reductase family protein: MRKVTSGLFISMDGVVENPAEWQETFDEDMGAELAETLSQIDTILLGRKTYQGWASYWPMATTDLDYASLINQTPKYVVSRTLHDVEWGPFDTVQLLQGNLAEGIGKLKAQPGKNIAVQGSPTLVNSLIQHDLLDELTLYIHNVVAYHGRRLFDGGQLKRFDLIRSQSTRSGIVIATYHPRRG, from the coding sequence ATGCGTAAAGTAACCTCTGGACTGTTTATTTCTATGGATGGCGTGGTCGAGAATCCTGCCGAGTGGCAGGAGACCTTTGATGAGGACATGGGAGCAGAGTTAGCGGAAACCCTGTCTCAGATCGATACCATTCTGCTGGGCCGCAAGACCTATCAGGGGTGGGCTTCCTACTGGCCTATGGCCACGACGGATCTTGACTACGCCAGTCTGATCAACCAGACGCCTAAATATGTGGTGTCCCGCACCCTGCATGATGTCGAATGGGGGCCATTCGATACGGTACAACTCCTTCAGGGTAATCTGGCTGAAGGGATCGGCAAACTCAAAGCACAACCAGGCAAGAACATCGCTGTACAGGGCAGTCCTACGCTGGTCAACTCATTGATTCAGCATGACCTACTCGATGAACTGACCCTCTACATCCACAATGTGGTGGCCTACCATGGGAGACGCTTGTTTGATGGTGGACAGCTCAAACGCTTTGATCTGATCAGGAGTCAATCTACCCGTAGCGGTATTGTTATCGCTACCTACCATCCTCGGCGCGGGTAA